In the genome of Xyrauchen texanus isolate HMW12.3.18 chromosome 33, RBS_HiC_50CHRs, whole genome shotgun sequence, one region contains:
- the phkg2 gene encoding phosphorylase b kinase gamma catalytic chain, liver/testis isoform, producing MTRDIILGDELPDWVGAKEFYQKYDPKEVIGRGVSSVVRRCVHKQTGQEFAVKIIEITAEKMTEQQLEEVKSSTLKEIHVLNVVKDHPSIITLIDSYESTTFIFLVFDLMRRGELFDYLTEKVTLSEKETRSMMRALLEAVQYLHSLNIIHRDLKPENVLLDDQGHIKLSDFGFSVQLEPEEKLRELCGTPGYLAPEILKCSMDETHEGYGKEVDLWACGVILFTLLAGSPPFWHRKQMLMLRMIMEGRYHFSSPEWDDRSDTVKDLISRLLVVEASLRLTAEQALAHPFFCQYQKEEKPLFSPRKTFRVLILTVLACIRMHCHYYRARPLTREFLARDPYSIRGVRKLIDGCAFRIYGHWVKKGQQQNRAALFQNTAKIILLGLEDLEN from the exons ATGACTCGTGATATCATTCTTGGAGATGAACTTCCTGACTGGGTTGGGGCAAAAGAGTTCTATCAGAAATATGATCCTAAAGAAGTGATTGGCAG AGGTGTGAGCAGTGTGGTGCGCAGATGTGTGCACAAACAAACAGGGCAGGAGTTTGCAGTGAAGATCATTGAGATTACTGCAGAAAAAATGACAGAACAGCAATTAGAGGAGGTGAAGAGTTCCACGCTGAAAGAGATCCATGTGCTCAATGTGGTTAAGGACCACCCATCCATCA TCACACTTATTGATTCCTATGAGTCAACAACCTTCATATTTTTGGTCTTTGACCT AATGAGAAGAGGAGAACTTTTTGATTACTTGACTGAAAAAGTCACACTCAGTGAAAAGGAAACCAG GAGTATGATGCGTGCTCTTCTTGAGGCTGTCCAGTATctacattctctaaatataataCATAGAGACCTCAAACCTGAAAACGTTCTGCTAGATGACCAGGGACACATCAAACTATCTGACTTTGGATTTTCAGTCCAGCTGGAGCCTGAAGAAAAATTAAGAG AGTTGTGTGGAACTCCAGGTTACCTGGCACCAGAGATTCTGAAATGTTCCATGGATGAGACGCATGAGGGATATGGGAAAGAGGTTGATCT GTGGGCTTGTGGTGTGATCCTGTTCACACTTCTTGCTGGATCTCCACCGTTCTGGCATCGTAAACAGATGCTCATGCTGAGAATGATCATGGAAGGTCGTTACCATTTTAGTTCTCCGGAGTGGGACGACAGGTCTGACACTGTCAAAGACTTG ATCTCAAGGCTTTTAGTGGTGGAAGCCTCACTTCGCCTCACAGCCGAGCAAGCCTTAGCTCATCCCTTCTTCTGTCAGTACCAAAAGGAGGAGAAGCCGCTCTTCAGCCCCAGGAAGACATTTAGG GTCCTGATCTTGACCGTGTTAGCCTGTATTCGAATGCACTGCCACTACTACAGAGCCAGACCATTAACAAGGGAATTCTTGGCAAGAGACCCTTATTCCATCCGTGGTGTGCGCAAGCTTATTGATGGCTGTGCTTTCCGCATATATGGACACTGGGTCAAGAAAGGACAGCAACAGAACCGTGCTGCTCTGTTCCAGAACACAGCTAAAATCATTCTACTGGGCCTTGAAGACCttgaaaactaa
- the cfap119 gene encoding coiled-coil domain-containing protein 189 isoform X2: protein MKASEKMMVPQPPKARVLLWADLKQRDMEEIEKTKSIQEIERILCRALITDVAQSKQGVLLELYTNLVLFCREQNFNREQTSVLISIIKNVHQFNTETPLNNMNHCFTHCSELLLCHSVRRPPFSLDLFSSEQVQQILLNFINTYMRHYFLYKCIFTPEVRLDLSLSYIGISEDTEETAKSDGEGGSEIEIEMDGEVQQSTTSPEMKTTEKDIPKQGPTPQSELRTIVQKEVQEEVMRLTAQLQKRLQDSADHLNGAISKLESSIKVRK from the exons ATGAAAGCTTCTGAGAAAATGATG GTGCCCCAGCCTCCAAAAGCCCGGGTTTTGTTATG GGCAGATCTAAAACAGAGGGATATGGAAGAGATTGAGAAGACCAAGTCCATACAGGAGATTGAAAG GATTTTGTGCCGTGCATTGATTACTGATGTGGCTCAGTCAAAACAGGGAGTTCTGCTTGAGCTTTATACAAATCTAGTGCTGTTCTGCAGGGAGCAGAATTTCAACAGGGAGCAAACTTCTGTTCTCATCTCCATAATCAAGAATGTGCATCAGTTTAACACAG AAACACCCCTCAATAACATGAATCACTGTTTTACGCACTGTAGTGAACTTCTGCTTTGCCATTCAGTCAGG AGACCACCTTTCAGTCTTGATCTTTTCAGCTCAGAGCAAGTGCaacaaattttattaaatttcatCAACACGTATATGAGACACTACTTTTTATACAAATGCATATTTACACCAGAG GTACGTTTGGATTTATCCTTGTCATATATTGGAATATCTGAGGACACAGAAGAAACAGCCAAATCTG ATGGAGAAGGGGGAAGTGAAATCGAGATAGAGATGGATGGAGAAGTTCAACAAAGTACGACTTCACCAGAAATGAAGACCACAGAGAAAGACATCCCCAAACAag gtcccACTCCACAGTCTGAGCTCAGAACTATAGTTCAAAAGGAAGTCCAAGAAGAAGTGATGCGCTTGACTGCCCAGCTTCAAAAACGGTTGCAGGACAGTGCTGATCATCTTAATGGTGCCATTAGTAAACTGGAAAGCAGCATTAAAGTACGAAAATAG
- the cfap119 gene encoding coiled-coil domain-containing protein 189 isoform X1 produces MKASEKMMVPQPPKARVLLWADLKQRDMEEIEKTKSIQEIERILCRALITDVAQSKQGVLLELYTNLVLFCREQNFNREQTSVLISIIKNVHQFNTETPLNNMNHCFTHCSELLLCHSVRRPPFSLDLFSSEQVQQILLNFINTYMRHYFLYKCIFTPEVRLDLSLSYIGISEDTEETAKSESTLDGEGGSEIEIEMDGEVQQSTTSPEMKTTEKDIPKQGPTPQSELRTIVQKEVQEEVMRLTAQLQKRLQDSADHLNGAISKLESSIKVRK; encoded by the exons ATGAAAGCTTCTGAGAAAATGATG GTGCCCCAGCCTCCAAAAGCCCGGGTTTTGTTATG GGCAGATCTAAAACAGAGGGATATGGAAGAGATTGAGAAGACCAAGTCCATACAGGAGATTGAAAG GATTTTGTGCCGTGCATTGATTACTGATGTGGCTCAGTCAAAACAGGGAGTTCTGCTTGAGCTTTATACAAATCTAGTGCTGTTCTGCAGGGAGCAGAATTTCAACAGGGAGCAAACTTCTGTTCTCATCTCCATAATCAAGAATGTGCATCAGTTTAACACAG AAACACCCCTCAATAACATGAATCACTGTTTTACGCACTGTAGTGAACTTCTGCTTTGCCATTCAGTCAGG AGACCACCTTTCAGTCTTGATCTTTTCAGCTCAGAGCAAGTGCaacaaattttattaaatttcatCAACACGTATATGAGACACTACTTTTTATACAAATGCATATTTACACCAGAG GTACGTTTGGATTTATCCTTGTCATATATTGGAATATCTGAGGACACAGAAGAAACAGCCAAATCTG AGAGCACTTTAGATGGAGAAGGGGGAAGTGAAATCGAGATAGAGATGGATGGAGAAGTTCAACAAAGTACGACTTCACCAGAAATGAAGACCACAGAGAAAGACATCCCCAAACAag gtcccACTCCACAGTCTGAGCTCAGAACTATAGTTCAAAAGGAAGTCCAAGAAGAAGTGATGCGCTTGACTGCCCAGCTTCAAAAACGGTTGCAGGACAGTGCTGATCATCTTAATGGTGCCATTAGTAAACTGGAAAGCAGCATTAAAGTACGAAAATAG
- the rnf40 gene encoding E3 ubiquitin-protein ligase BRE1B yields the protein MSGTGGGKRPSGGDSPPVPPEKKLKKEEKTTTTLIEPIRIGGVSSTEEMDMKVIQFKNKKLCERLEQRQALEDDLREKIEKLEKRQATDDTTLLIVNRCWTQLEENIHELLQRVEPKDAPTPTQTPATPPVPADVPVSAAATSPAPLPAPVEGEESLPKPPPSAEDVQEQQQPVQDKEQEQQQQQQQLTDTEVKPPAEPVKDGIPAPPPPLSESAKAFLATLDNSSEEELTLQLQDRMQFSKGAVACMVCIFDRLHSSIEELCTRVETAVCEDDSQREIIATNHTLLEENNRLQDLTSSLQGRHHKMSLEYNELVDKVTSSETKVSEMETAVEDLQWDIEKLRKGEQKLNKHLAEALEQLNSGYHATGSSGGLPGGQITLTIQKFESLNAELEQNQELANSRMAELEKLQQELQEAVRESEKLKVDLRNIPEEVLKETPDYKCLQSQFSLLYNESLSVKTQLDEARALLLTAKNAHLRQIEHMESDELSLQKKLRTEVIQLEDTLAQVRKEYEMLRIEFEQNLAANEQAGPINREMRHLISSLQNHNHQLKGDVQRYKRKLRETQMEINKLKCQSGDAGALMLEESVGDGGLEVKKEEDEDQEEEERRRELERQRARERERETERERERERERERQRSEELKRKDSDTLKMLRGELKKAQESQKEMKLLLDMYKSAPKEQRDKVQLMAAEKKSKAEVEELRQRVRELEERERKESKKLADEDALRKIRVAEETIEHLQKKLAATKQEEEALLSEMDVTGQAFEDMQEQNSRLMQQLREKDDANFKLMSERIKSNQIYKLLREEKEELADQVLTFKTQVDAQLLVVQKLEEKEGVLQSTLAALEKELTLRTQALELNKRKAVEAAQLAEDLKVQLEHTQTKLREIQASVLDNRTARERESVNLKKAQEELSRLRRKLEKQKKVEVYTDADEILQEEINQYKAKLRCPCCNTRDKETVLTKCFHVFCYECLKTRYDTRQRKCPKCNAAFGANDFHRIYIT from the exons ATGTCTGGCACTGGGGGTGGGAAGCGCCCCTCCGGAGGGGATAGTCCCCCTGTCCCTCctgaaaaaaaactgaaaaaagaggAGAAGACTACTACCACTCTTATAGAGCCCATCCGCATTGGAGGAGTTTCATCCACG GAGGAGATGGACATGAAGGTCATTCAGTTCAAGAACAAGAAGCTCTGTGAACGCCTTGAACAGAGACAGGCTTTGGAGGATGATTTGAGAGAGAAGATTGAGAAGCTGGAAAAGAGGCAGGCCACTGATGACACCACCCTGCTTATTGTCAACCGCTGCTGGACTCAG CTTGAGGAAAATATTCATGAACTGCTGCAGCGGGTGGAGCCTAAGGATGCCCCAACACCTACCCAAACACCTGCCACCCCACCTGTTCCTGCAGATGTCCCTGTTTCTGCTGCAGCCACATCACCAGCTCCTTTGCCAGCTCCAGTAGAAGGGGAGGAAAGCCTCCCCAAGCCTCCACCTTCAGCTGAGGATGTGCAAGAACAACAACAGCCAGTGCAAGACAAGGAGCaagagcaacaacaacaacagcagcagctgactgacactgaggtgaAGCCGCCTGCAGAGCCAGTGAAGGATGGAATTCCTG CCCCTCCACCCCCTCTCAGTGAGAGTGCAAAGGCTTTTCTGGCCACTCTGGACAACAGTAGTGAGGAGGAACTCACTTTGCAGCTGCAGGACAGGATGCAGTTCAGCAAGGGGGCTGTGGCTTGCATGGTCTGCATCTTTGACCGTTTGCACAGCAGCATTGAGGAGCTGTGTACTCGAGTGGAAACTGCTG TTTGTGAGGATGACAGTCAGCGAGAGATAATTGCCACAAACCACACACTTCTAGAGGAGAATAATCGGCTGCAAGACCTCACTTCCTCCCTTCAGGGGAGGCACCACAAAATGTCATTGGAG TATAATGAACTAGTTGATAAAGTCACAAGTTCTGAGACTAAAGTCTCTGAGATGGAAACAGCTGTGGAGGACCTGCAGTGGGATATAGAGAAACTCCGTAAGGGAGAGCAGAAGTTGAATAAGCATCTAGCAGAAGCTCTGGAACAG CTTAATTCAGGTTACCATGCTACTGGCAGTTCTGGTGGATTACCAGGTGGTCAGATCACACTCACCATACAGAAG TTTGAGTCTCTGAATGCAGAGCTGGAGCAGAACCAAGAGCTTGCCAACAGCCGCATGGCAGAACTTGAGAAACTGCAGCAAGAGTTACAGGAAGCTGTTCGGGAGAGTGAAAAACTAAAG GTGGATCTAAGGAATATACCAGAGGAAGTGTTGAAGGAGACGCCAGATTACAAGTGCCTCCAATCACAGTTCTCTCTGCTGTACAATGAGTCTCTGAGTGTGAAGACCCAGCTGGATGAAGCCAGAGCCCTGCTGCTCACTGCCAAGAATGCTCACCTGCGGCAGATTGAGCACATGGAA AGTGATGAATTGTCTCTTCAGAAGAAGTTGCGCACTGAGGTCATCCAGTTAGAGGACACTCTGGCCCAGGTGCGGAAGGAATATGAAATGCTACGGATCGAGTTTGAACAGAATCTTGCAGCCAACGAGCAAGCAG GCCCAATAAACAGAGAAATGAGACACTTAATCAGCAGTCTGCAGAACCATAATCACCAGCTCAAAGGGGATGTGCAGAGATATAAGAGGAAACTACGCGAAACACAGATGGaaatcaacaag TTGAAGTGCCAGAGTGGAGATGCAGGTGCGCTGATGTTGGAGGAAAGCGTGGGTGATGGAGGACTGGAGGTTAAGAAAGAGGAAGATGAAGACCAGGAGGAGGAAGAAAGGAGAAGAGAGCTGGAAAGGCAGCgagctcgagagagagagagggagaccgagagagagagggagagagaaagagagcgggaGAGACAGCGCAGTGAGGAGTTGAAGAGGAAGGACTCTGACACGCTGAAGATGCTCAGAGGAGAGCTCAA AAAAGCTCAGGAGTCCCAGAAGGAAATGAAACTGCTGCTAGACATGTACAAATCAGCCCCAAAAGAGCAGCGGGACAAAGTTCAGCTCATGGCAGCTGAGAAAAAGTCCAAAGCAGAG GTGGAGGAGTTGAGGCAGCGAGTGCGGGAACTGGAGGAGAGGgaaagaaaggagagcaaaaAGCTTGCAGATGAAGATGCTCTCCGAAAGATCCGTGTGGCCGAAGAGACCATCGAACACTTGCAGAAAAAATTGGCTGCTACTAAACAG GAGGAAGAGGCTCTGCTGAGCGAAATGGATGTGACTGGACAGGCGTTTGAAGACATGCAGGAACAGAACAGCAGGCTCATGCAGCAGCTTCGAGAGAAAGACGATGCCAATTTCAAACTAATGAGTGAGAGAATCAAATCCAATCAGATTTACAAGCTTCTGCGGGAAGAGAAAGAGGAGCTGGCAGATCAGGTGCTCACTTTCAAAACCCAG GTGGACGCACAGCTGCTGGTAGTGCAAAAACTGGAAGAGAAGGAAGGTGTCTTGCAGAGCACACTGGCAGCTCTGGAGAAAGAGCTGACACTGCGCACTCAAGCACTAGAACTCAACAAGCGCAAG GCGGTGGAGGCAGCCCAGTTGGCAGAGGACCTTAAAGTGCAGCTGGAGCACACTCAGACCAAGCTGAGGGAAATCCAGGCCTCGGTACTGGACAACCGCACAGCCCGTGAGAGGGAGAGTGTCAACCTCAAGAAAGCACAG